A DNA window from Falco peregrinus isolate bFalPer1 chromosome 8, bFalPer1.pri, whole genome shotgun sequence contains the following coding sequences:
- the YBEY gene encoding endoribonuclease YbeY isoform X1 → MSVVLRNAQRAVPVRRVPLRRAVCALRAALGASRFDVGLVCAGNGLMRRLNGAYRQRPEPTDVLSFPFHRVTAGELPRPRCRDEYNLGDIFLGVEYIHQQCRATGEDFDSVLAVTAAHGLCHLLGYQHNTESEWQQMYRKEVEILEELNRLTGASLRPLTAGLF, encoded by the exons ATGAGCGTGGTGCTGCGGAACGCCCAGCGAGCCGTGCCGGTGCGCCGGGTCCCGCTCCGCCGCGCCGTCTGTGCCTTGCGGGCCGCCTTAGGTGCCTCTCGCTTCGACGTGGGGCTGGTTTGTGCCGGCAACGGGTTGATGCGGCGTCTTAACGGCGCGTACCGGCAGCGCCCGGAGCCCACCGACGTCCTGTCCTTCCCCTTCCACCGGGTCACGGCGGGGGAGCTGCCGCGGCCGCGCTGCCGCGACGAATACAACTTGGGGGACATTTTCCTGGGGGTGGAGTACATCCACCAGCAGTGCCGCGCCACCGGGGAGGACTTCGACAGCGTGCTGGCG GTGACGGCGGCCCACGGACTGTGCCACTTGCTGGGCTACCAGCACAACACGGAATCCGAGTGGCAGCAG ATGTACCGGAAGGAGGTGGAGATCCTGGAGGAGCTGAACCGGCTCACCGGCGCCAGCCTCCGGCCCCTAACGGCGGGCCTCTTCTGA
- the YBEY gene encoding endoribonuclease YbeY isoform X2: MSVVLRNAQRAVPVRRVPLRRAVCALRAALGASRFDVGLVCAGNGLMRRLNGAYRQRPEPTDVLSFPFHRVTAGELPRPRCRDEYNLGDIFLGVEYIHQQCRATGEDFDSVLAVPFV, encoded by the exons ATGAGCGTGGTGCTGCGGAACGCCCAGCGAGCCGTGCCGGTGCGCCGGGTCCCGCTCCGCCGCGCCGTCTGTGCCTTGCGGGCCGCCTTAGGTGCCTCTCGCTTCGACGTGGGGCTGGTTTGTGCCGGCAACGGGTTGATGCGGCGTCTTAACGGCGCGTACCGGCAGCGCCCGGAGCCCACCGACGTCCTGTCCTTCCCCTTCCACCGGGTCACGGCGGGGGAGCTGCCGCGGCCGCGCTGCCGCGACGAATACAACTTGGGGGACATTTTCCTGGGGGTGGAGTACATCCACCAGCAGTGCCGCGCCACCGGGGAGGACTTCGACAGCGTGCTGGCG GTACCTTTTGTATGA